A single Acropora palmata chromosome 5, jaAcrPala1.3, whole genome shotgun sequence DNA region contains:
- the LOC141882489 gene encoding uncharacterized protein LOC141882489 isoform X2, whose product MENKIKIEGTSAAHLTIAADDLAKQCPSAVSESVGQPDPKTMQQHIEEAAVTSARGKGSTNEDVQIQTPEQQLHFVSSRAFSEQRCVYESQTNDKKKSLAAYENKQYVKEVGGTSAAQPIVPEDSMKQGPLAIPQAVGLPNPTTMQQQFKERASTSGTKNPKKMGKGGISESTAEHE is encoded by the exons GGACCTCTGCTGCTCATTTGACCATTGCAGCAGATGACTTGGCTAAACAATGTCCTAGTGCAGTCTCAGAATCAGTTGGTCAACCTGATCCAAAAACCATGCAACAGCACATTGAGGAAGCTGCAGTTACCTCTGCAAGAGGAAAAG GGAGTACAAATGAAGATGTCCAAATACAAACACCAGAGCAGCAgttacattttgtttcatcaagGGCATTTTCTGAACAGCGTTGTGTTTACGAAAGCCAAACTAATGACAAGAAGAAATCTTTGGCAGcatatgaaaacaaacagtATGTAAAAGAAGTTGGAG GGACCTCTGCTGCTCAACCAATAGTACCAGAAGACTCAATGAAACAAGGACCTCTTGCAATCCCTCAAGCAGTTGGCCTGCCCAATCCAACAACAATGCAACAGCAGTTTAAAGAACGTGCAAGCACCTCAGGCACCAAAAATCCAAAGAAGATGGGCAAAGGAGGAATTTCAGAATCCACTGCTGAGCATG aATAG
- the LOC141882489 gene encoding uncharacterized protein LOC141882489 isoform X1: MENKIKIEGTSAAHLTIAADDLAKQCPSAVSESVGQPDPKTMQQHIEEAAVTSARGKGNISDEHAMLELGGSTNEDVQIQTPEQQLHFVSSRAFSEQRCVYESQTNDKKKSLAAYENKQYVKEVGGTSAAQPIVPEDSMKQGPLAIPQAVGLPNPTTMQQQFKERASTSGTKNPKKMGKGGISESTAEHE; the protein is encoded by the exons GGACCTCTGCTGCTCATTTGACCATTGCAGCAGATGACTTGGCTAAACAATGTCCTAGTGCAGTCTCAGAATCAGTTGGTCAACCTGATCCAAAAACCATGCAACAGCACATTGAGGAAGCTGCAGTTACCTCTGCAAGAGGAAAAG GGAACATCAGTGATGAACATGCCATGCTTGAGCTTGGGG GGAGTACAAATGAAGATGTCCAAATACAAACACCAGAGCAGCAgttacattttgtttcatcaagGGCATTTTCTGAACAGCGTTGTGTTTACGAAAGCCAAACTAATGACAAGAAGAAATCTTTGGCAGcatatgaaaacaaacagtATGTAAAAGAAGTTGGAG GGACCTCTGCTGCTCAACCAATAGTACCAGAAGACTCAATGAAACAAGGACCTCTTGCAATCCCTCAAGCAGTTGGCCTGCCCAATCCAACAACAATGCAACAGCAGTTTAAAGAACGTGCAAGCACCTCAGGCACCAAAAATCCAAAGAAGATGGGCAAAGGAGGAATTTCAGAATCCACTGCTGAGCATG aATAG